One genomic region from Leptolyngbyaceae cyanobacterium JSC-12 encodes:
- a CDS encoding replication restart DNA helicase PriA (IMG reference gene:2510094990), with translation MQSQSSNQQFPCPNCGGRLEFNPKSGHLECLYCGQEQPVPASNASVLERSYEAYLTANHTRIAALSTTALEVKCPGCHVEFAFEPPMVAGKCPFCDTSIVAHPEAANPIVTPEGVLPFRVDRRTAQASIQQWLQRRWFAPTGLHKLSQQESIQGIYLPFWTYDCQTTSHYRGERGDYYTVTETYTETDSDGNPETKTRQVQKTRWTSVSGYVNRFFDDVLVAGTTAVNGQHLAAIAGWDLANLVAYNSSYLAGFKAQRYQISLKAGFEQAKVQMADQIHSDVQREIGGDEQRIHSVSTSYRDITFKHILLPVWVATYHFKNRRFSVMVNARTGKVTGDRPFSLVKISLAALAVVSVIAGIFGVKTYLNNPASLPSMRMPNIHVPFPRQPNSRPPGSSSVPVPGSSVPPSPTRPTDATFRQAISLAEMAVTRGQRAKTRQDWEQVASLWEQAIILMTNVQPSSPNYAIAQRKAIEYQQYLNHARQQVRRLPFQSKKSAIP, from the coding sequence ATGCAGAGCCAATCGAGTAATCAGCAATTTCCCTGCCCAAACTGCGGCGGCAGGTTAGAGTTTAATCCCAAAAGTGGACATCTGGAATGCCTCTATTGCGGTCAGGAACAACCCGTTCCTGCCAGTAATGCTTCTGTGCTGGAGCGATCGTATGAAGCGTATCTAACAGCTAACCATACGCGAATTGCCGCATTATCTACCACTGCCCTGGAGGTGAAGTGCCCGGGATGTCATGTTGAATTTGCCTTTGAGCCACCCATGGTTGCCGGAAAGTGCCCGTTTTGCGACACCAGTATTGTGGCACATCCTGAGGCAGCAAACCCGATCGTGACTCCAGAGGGAGTGTTGCCGTTTCGAGTGGATAGACGCACGGCTCAAGCGTCGATTCAACAATGGTTACAACGGCGCTGGTTTGCTCCAACTGGCTTACATAAGTTATCTCAACAGGAAAGCATTCAGGGTATTTATCTACCTTTTTGGACGTATGATTGCCAAACAACTAGCCACTATCGGGGAGAGCGAGGCGACTATTACACCGTTACTGAAACCTACACTGAAACCGATTCTGATGGGAACCCCGAAACCAAAACACGACAAGTGCAAAAAACGCGCTGGACTTCAGTTTCGGGGTATGTAAACCGATTTTTTGATGATGTTTTGGTGGCGGGAACCACAGCCGTTAACGGTCAGCACTTGGCAGCTATTGCAGGCTGGGATTTAGCAAATCTGGTGGCTTACAACTCGTCTTATTTAGCTGGGTTTAAAGCACAGCGTTACCAGATCAGCTTAAAAGCAGGATTTGAACAGGCAAAGGTTCAAATGGCAGATCAGATTCATTCTGATGTGCAACGAGAGATTGGTGGTGACGAACAGCGCATCCATTCAGTTTCTACCTCTTATCGGGACATTACCTTCAAACACATCTTGTTGCCAGTATGGGTAGCGACTTATCACTTCAAGAACCGTCGGTTTTCAGTGATGGTGAATGCTCGAACTGGGAAGGTAACAGGTGATCGCCCATTCAGCCTAGTCAAAATCTCACTAGCTGCGCTGGCAGTCGTCAGTGTGATCGCGGGCATCTTTGGCGTTAAAACTTATCTGAATAATCCAGCCTCTTTGCCGTCTATGCGAATGCCCAACATTCATGTCCCCTTTCCCAGACAACCAAATTCCCGCCCGCCAGGTTCTAGCTCAGTGCCTGTACCAGGATCTTCGGTTCCACCTTCCCCAACGAGACCAACAGATGCAACGTTTCGTCAAGCGATTTCACTTGCAGAAATGGCTGTGACTCGTGGACAACGGGCTAAAACTCGCCAGGATTGGGAGCAAGTCGCCAGTCTCTGGGAACAAGCAATTATCCTGATGACAAATGTGCAACCCTCCAGTCCTAACTATGCTATTGCTCAACGCAAGGCAATTGAATACCAGCAATATCTTAACCATGCGAGGCAGCAAGTTCGTCGTCTTCCCTTCCAGAGTAAAAAATCAGCAATTCCTTAG
- a CDS encoding hypothetical protein (IMG reference gene:2510094997): MVTQKTILPSQLNAAEQPNILNLVDFCKGFLILWVAYFHFHKGDGIGWQGVHPFIVFSGFGLTYSCLMKGTQGVDWKQWFLKRAQRILPAYWIVCFVGLVLAIFFSFYNHDSCNLRDCALRPTVQFFLEVSFLKVLSYRTMWSLLYLDHMWFIPLIVSFYAVFPLLFKFLVASGNVTKNCIRLFAIAVVAEFLYRFLAIYLLDGFPVGYENALFGISAPAPLDTLPSWFPFQLQMPFGLFPSRIGEFALGMLAAVAIVHHQQKLNRVFASSMVVLGLLVWAVGCALIYINRLGWVAADFLIALGLVLVCVNLAWLSQRHSPFIFSKLTTLGIWSYCIYLTHNLFRHIWLPLEVRVINLLSALPNSAPYSLFFVFKVKVAMLLIFSAGILLASWLLMRFDRSKLPKWLMQNTLEKVLTPS; encoded by the coding sequence ATGGTTACTCAAAAGACTATTTTGCCAAGTCAGCTAAATGCTGCCGAGCAACCAAATATTTTGAACCTTGTAGATTTTTGTAAGGGTTTTCTAATCTTGTGGGTTGCCTATTTCCATTTTCATAAAGGGGATGGAATAGGATGGCAAGGAGTTCATCCATTTATCGTATTTAGTGGATTTGGATTAACCTATTCTTGCCTAATGAAGGGGACTCAGGGAGTCGATTGGAAGCAGTGGTTTCTCAAGCGAGCACAAAGAATTTTGCCAGCCTATTGGATTGTTTGCTTCGTTGGACTAGTTCTTGCAATTTTCTTCAGCTTTTACAATCACGATTCTTGTAACCTACGAGATTGTGCTTTGAGACCGACGGTGCAGTTTTTTTTAGAAGTTTCTTTTCTCAAGGTTCTGTCGTACAGAACAATGTGGAGCCTGTTGTATCTAGACCATATGTGGTTTATTCCTTTAATTGTGAGTTTTTATGCGGTTTTCCCTTTACTCTTCAAGTTTTTAGTAGCAAGTGGTAATGTTACCAAAAATTGTATCCGATTATTTGCTATCGCAGTTGTTGCTGAGTTTTTGTACCGATTTTTAGCAATCTACTTACTTGATGGGTTTCCAGTTGGATATGAAAATGCACTGTTCGGGATTTCAGCTCCGGCACCTCTAGATACTCTTCCCTCCTGGTTTCCTTTTCAGTTACAAATGCCCTTTGGGTTGTTTCCCTCCAGGATTGGTGAGTTTGCTCTGGGGATGTTAGCGGCTGTTGCGATCGTGCATCATCAACAAAAGCTCAACAGAGTTTTTGCCAGTTCAATGGTTGTATTAGGGCTTTTAGTTTGGGCAGTTGGGTGTGCTCTTATTTACATCAATCGGCTTGGTTGGGTTGCTGCTGACTTTTTGATCGCGCTGGGTTTGGTATTAGTTTGTGTCAACTTAGCCTGGTTATCTCAGAGGCATTCTCCTTTCATATTCTCGAAGTTAACCACCTTAGGAATCTGGTCTTACTGCATTTATTTGACACACAATCTCTTTAGACACATTTGGTTGCCTTTGGAGGTTAGAGTAATCAACCTATTGTCTGCCTTACCTAATTCGGCTCCATACAGCTTGTTTTTTGTTTTTAAGGTAAAAGTTGCGATGCTATTAATATTTAGTGCGGGAATTTTACTTGCTAGCTGGCTTCTGATGCGATTTGATCGATCCAAGCTACCAAAGTGGTTAATGCAAAACACCCTTGAGAAGGTTTTGACTCCTAGCTGA
- a CDS encoding putative virion core protein (lumpy skin disease virus) (IMG reference gene:2510094991~PFAM: SPFH domain / Band 7 family), with protein sequence MGIFDKLMGEFVDIIEWLDSTNDTMVYRFQRYNNEIKMGAKLTVRPGQKAVFVNEGRIADSFEPGMYQLSTQNLPILSTLMGWAYGFNSPFKAEVYFFNTKIFTNLKWGTSNPIIIRDPELGPVRLRAYGTYNVRIAQPEVFLQELVSTDGLFQVEEVSHHIRNMILTAFTSGFGAAHIPLFDFAARYRELGETIRTAMQSELQRFGLELTQLLIENVSVPPEVETALDKRASIGMLGNMQQYAQYQAANAIAQSAQNPDGGNTALEFGVGMAMGQQLANAMQHPPQSPNASVPPPPPTPTQWYMSRDGQNLGPFTIHQLLQNGLTAQTFVWRSGMSDWQLASTVTELANLLSPPPPPPSNP encoded by the coding sequence GTGGGTATTTTTGACAAACTCATGGGTGAATTCGTCGATATCATCGAGTGGCTGGATTCAACCAACGATACGATGGTCTATCGATTTCAGCGATACAACAACGAAATCAAGATGGGCGCAAAGCTGACTGTGCGTCCTGGGCAGAAAGCAGTTTTCGTAAATGAAGGACGGATTGCTGATTCCTTTGAGCCAGGGATGTATCAGCTTAGTACTCAAAACTTACCCATTCTCAGCACCCTGATGGGATGGGCATATGGCTTCAATTCCCCATTCAAAGCAGAAGTTTATTTCTTCAACACCAAAATTTTCACGAACCTCAAATGGGGCACGTCAAATCCCATCATTATTCGTGATCCAGAATTAGGTCCAGTCCGGCTCCGAGCTTATGGCACATACAACGTGCGTATTGCCCAACCCGAAGTATTTTTGCAGGAGTTGGTGAGCACAGATGGACTGTTTCAGGTAGAAGAGGTTAGTCATCACATTCGCAACATGATTCTGACGGCGTTTACCTCTGGGTTTGGTGCTGCTCATATTCCATTGTTTGATTTTGCAGCTCGATATAGAGAACTTGGTGAAACAATCCGAACGGCAATGCAGTCTGAGTTACAGCGGTTTGGGCTGGAACTGACTCAGCTATTGATTGAAAATGTCTCTGTACCGCCTGAAGTGGAGACTGCCCTCGACAAGCGGGCGTCGATTGGGATGCTTGGGAATATGCAGCAGTATGCTCAGTATCAAGCAGCAAACGCGATCGCTCAATCTGCTCAAAATCCTGATGGGGGGAATACTGCTCTAGAATTTGGCGTTGGTATGGCAATGGGGCAACAACTTGCCAATGCGATGCAACATCCTCCTCAGTCCCCCAATGCATCAGTTCCGCCTCCTCCCCCGACGCCAACGCAATGGTACATGTCTCGCGATGGTCAGAATTTAGGACCTTTTACTATTCATCAACTGCTACAAAACGGGTTAACTGCCCAAACCTTTGTTTGGCGTTCTGGAATGAGCGATTGGCAACTCGCAAGTACGGTGACAGAACTGGCAAACTTGCTGTCTCCGCCGCCGCCACCGCCATCAAATCCATAA
- a CDS encoding putative NTP pyrophosphohydrolase (IMG reference gene:2510094993~PFAM: NUDIX domain~manually curated), with amino-acid sequence MGRKSAGLLMYRHKAGILEVFLIHPGGPYWRKKDFGCWSIPKGECLENEEPFDAARREFEEETGLIPRGEFVELTEIKQTGGKRVKAWAFAGDCDPSKIKSNTFLLEFPPHSGKYQNFPEVDRADWFSIEDAKIRIVKGQIALLDELQQFLNR; translated from the coding sequence ATGGGCAGAAAAAGCGCAGGGCTACTCATGTATCGCCACAAGGCAGGAATCCTTGAGGTGTTTCTCATCCATCCAGGCGGTCCCTACTGGAGAAAAAAAGATTTTGGGTGCTGGTCTATTCCCAAAGGCGAGTGCCTGGAAAATGAAGAACCATTTGATGCTGCCCGACGGGAGTTTGAAGAAGAAACGGGGCTAATTCCCAGAGGTGAATTTGTAGAATTGACCGAAATTAAACAAACGGGTGGAAAACGGGTCAAAGCCTGGGCATTTGCAGGCGACTGCGACCCCAGCAAAATTAAAAGCAATACCTTTCTACTAGAGTTTCCTCCCCACTCTGGCAAATATCAAAATTTCCCAGAGGTTGATCGCGCCGACTGGTTCTCAATTGAAGACGCGAAAATCCGCATTGTTAAGGGACAAATTGCTCTCTTAGATGAGTTGCAACAATTTCTCAATCGTTAA
- a CDS encoding hypothetical protein (IMG reference gene:2510094994~PFAM: S-layer homology domain; Uncharacterised BCR, COG1649), translating to MRTNLFTIQLTLNFFNLAFTGSMHIHRHWQSRLALLLLPISSLTSLIPHSAARSQAKPFDIQGHWAQTCLQSLAQQKILAPYDDGNFRPDAAVSRAEYAATIQRAFPQRSQTQRPIQFRDIRNHPNASAIQYIQQTGFWVSEGRDEFRPSQAMTRSQAFGGLANGLRYTAKQSASRDLRAAFKDGRLVPDYLRNSVAAALENRLVINYPDVKRLNSNQPIRRAELAASLCQAIPALSSSVPLQYIASIETPVAVTPKPNPSTPSAPVIVPTLPGSHSGQPPVPGFPTDPIVTPPRIPTQEIRGAWMTNIDSFVLFNPRMLREAMRDLARLKFNTVYPVVWNWGYTVYPSSVARRVIGYSIDPRYPGLQDRDPLAEVVQLGREKGIAVIPWFEFGFMAPADSELATKYPDWFTQRQDGSKIWMQGEYQRVWLNPFKPEVQQFVLALVDEIVSKYNVDGIQFDDHLGLGVEFGYDPYTVALYKKEHGGKEPPKDPRDPAWVKWRADKITEFMGRIHRTVKARRRSAIVALSPNSQKFAYENYLQDWHTWRQRGFVEELILQVYRSDLQSFENELMQPEIQEAKLHIPVGVGVLTGLKNKPVSMSLVQQKIQIARDRGFAGVSFFFYETMWNLSNESADYRKSMFQSIFAPTVTRPNIEAGWTPFN from the coding sequence ATGCGGACTAACCTGTTCACAATTCAACTCACCTTAAATTTTTTCAACTTAGCTTTTACTGGTTCAATGCACATTCACCGTCACTGGCAATCTCGGCTTGCACTATTGCTTCTGCCTATTTCCTCTTTGACTTCTCTCATTCCTCACTCTGCAGCGCGCTCTCAAGCCAAACCTTTTGATATTCAGGGACATTGGGCACAAACCTGTTTGCAATCCCTCGCACAGCAAAAGATTTTGGCGCCCTATGATGATGGCAACTTCCGCCCAGATGCGGCTGTTTCTCGTGCGGAGTATGCAGCAACGATTCAACGGGCATTTCCACAGCGCAGTCAAACTCAAAGACCAATTCAGTTTCGAGATATTCGCAATCATCCCAATGCTAGTGCTATTCAGTACATTCAACAAACAGGATTTTGGGTAAGTGAAGGGCGGGATGAGTTTAGACCCTCTCAGGCAATGACGCGATCGCAAGCCTTTGGTGGATTAGCAAACGGATTGCGTTACACCGCCAAACAATCAGCCTCCAGAGACTTAAGAGCTGCATTCAAAGACGGTAGACTTGTTCCTGACTATTTGCGAAACTCAGTTGCCGCTGCTTTAGAAAACCGTTTAGTCATTAACTATCCCGATGTTAAACGCCTGAATTCTAATCAACCAATTCGTCGAGCAGAACTAGCAGCTTCTTTGTGTCAGGCAATTCCTGCCCTATCATCTTCGGTTCCGCTGCAATATATTGCTAGCATCGAAACTCCAGTGGCTGTTACGCCTAAACCCAATCCCTCGACTCCCAGCGCCCCAGTTATTGTGCCAACTCTTCCAGGAAGCCATTCGGGACAACCGCCAGTTCCAGGATTTCCTACTGATCCGATCGTAACTCCGCCTAGAATTCCCACCCAGGAAATCCGTGGAGCTTGGATGACCAATATCGACAGTTTTGTATTGTTTAATCCCCGGATGTTGCGAGAGGCGATGCGAGATCTGGCTCGATTGAAATTCAACACCGTCTATCCAGTGGTATGGAATTGGGGGTATACGGTCTATCCCAGTTCGGTTGCCAGACGAGTAATTGGCTATTCCATTGACCCACGCTATCCAGGCCTACAAGACCGAGACCCATTGGCAGAAGTTGTGCAACTGGGACGCGAAAAAGGCATTGCCGTAATCCCCTGGTTTGAATTCGGCTTTATGGCACCTGCCGACTCAGAACTGGCTACCAAATATCCTGATTGGTTTACGCAACGGCAAGATGGTTCCAAAATTTGGATGCAAGGGGAATATCAGCGAGTGTGGCTGAATCCGTTTAAGCCGGAGGTGCAGCAATTTGTGCTAGCTCTGGTGGATGAAATTGTCAGCAAATACAACGTGGATGGCATCCAGTTTGATGATCATTTGGGACTAGGCGTTGAGTTCGGCTATGACCCTTATACCGTAGCGCTTTATAAAAAAGAACATGGCGGGAAAGAACCTCCAAAAGATCCAAGAGATCCAGCCTGGGTAAAATGGAGAGCAGATAAGATTACAGAATTTATGGGACGTATTCACCGCACTGTGAAGGCACGCAGACGCTCGGCAATTGTGGCGCTGTCTCCCAATTCTCAGAAATTTGCCTACGAAAACTATCTGCAAGATTGGCACACCTGGCGACAAAGGGGCTTTGTGGAGGAATTGATTTTGCAGGTATATCGCTCTGATCTCCAGTCATTTGAAAATGAACTGATGCAGCCAGAGATTCAGGAAGCTAAACTGCACATTCCTGTGGGCGTGGGGGTGCTAACTGGATTGAAGAACAAACCTGTTTCGATGAGTCTTGTTCAGCAAAAAATCCAGATTGCCCGCGATCGCGGCTTTGCAGGTGTCTCATTCTTCTTCTACGAAACCATGTGGAACCTGAGTAACGAGTCGGCTGATTACCGCAAGTCCATGTTCCAATCCATCTTTGCCCCCACAGTTACCCGTCCCAACATTGAAGCAGGCTGGACACCCTTTAATTAA
- a CDS encoding Protein of unknown function (DUF2029) (IMG reference gene:2510094996~PFAM: Protein of unknown function (DUF2029)), protein MPTMNNQLRHFWKDLSPLTRNLLIFALFDAIIFNLLVILFNLKFGDSGIFKSTPISELRGLITQRSYNDSWLPMSAAYEFVQSTADGSLYSEIFFNQGIKFQYPPSSLLVLHLLESEPLSQLLKALNISTEVVYKEICRIAIFATVFFSVKIFNFTEKKLEGNALSPTSKTDLVVRSIVLGWLALTFYPLYHSFKLGQIQTWLNALFAIVLWLWLKGDKRLAGGLTGIMCLIKPQSLLLLLWGMLRKQWLFVVSYLAVVFIGFGISILLFGFSNHLEYLKVLSFISRHGESFFPNQSFNGLLNRVLFNGNNLFWEGNSFPDFNPVVYYGATLFSFALVGLALVRPKRLDERGSVVDLAIIALTSTIASPVAWEHHYGILIPIYAYLLAKFSEFKSANRTLILGLAVSYLLTGKYIPFVNLLAFAPFNLNIIQSHIFFGGLIALVLLYILRDSRSDFVANKSK, encoded by the coding sequence ATGCCAACGATGAACAACCAGTTAAGGCATTTCTGGAAGGATCTTTCTCCGCTTACCCGCAATCTTCTCATATTTGCGCTTTTTGACGCTATCATCTTCAACTTGTTGGTCATTCTTTTTAACTTAAAATTTGGCGATTCTGGGATTTTCAAAAGCACGCCTATCAGTGAACTCAGAGGGCTAATAACACAACGTTCTTATAATGATTCCTGGCTCCCGATGTCCGCCGCCTACGAATTCGTTCAATCAACAGCAGATGGCTCTCTGTATTCTGAGATTTTTTTTAACCAGGGGATCAAATTTCAATATCCTCCCAGTTCTCTGCTAGTCTTACATCTTTTAGAGTCAGAACCTTTAAGTCAACTTCTAAAGGCTTTAAACATTAGTACAGAAGTTGTATATAAGGAAATCTGTCGCATAGCAATTTTTGCTACAGTTTTCTTTTCTGTAAAAATATTTAATTTTACTGAGAAAAAACTTGAAGGAAATGCCTTGAGTCCAACATCGAAAACTGACCTGGTGGTTAGAAGTATTGTTCTAGGTTGGTTGGCATTAACCTTTTACCCACTTTATCATTCCTTTAAGCTTGGGCAAATACAAACTTGGCTAAATGCCTTATTCGCGATCGTTTTGTGGCTCTGGCTTAAGGGTGATAAGCGTTTAGCAGGTGGATTAACCGGCATTATGTGTTTGATAAAACCACAATCCCTCTTGCTTCTTCTTTGGGGAATGCTGCGAAAGCAGTGGCTTTTTGTGGTATCTTACCTAGCTGTTGTTTTCATTGGCTTTGGAATTTCAATTCTATTATTTGGATTCTCCAATCATTTAGAGTATCTAAAAGTTCTTTCTTTCATCTCCAGACATGGTGAGAGTTTTTTCCCGAATCAATCTTTTAATGGATTGTTAAATAGAGTATTGTTTAATGGCAATAATTTATTCTGGGAAGGTAATTCTTTTCCTGATTTTAATCCAGTTGTTTACTATGGGGCAACTTTGTTTTCGTTTGCTTTAGTTGGGTTAGCTCTTGTTCGTCCCAAAAGGTTGGATGAGAGAGGAAGTGTAGTAGATCTTGCAATTATTGCACTTACCAGTACGATTGCTTCTCCCGTTGCCTGGGAACATCACTATGGAATTTTAATTCCTATCTATGCTTACTTGCTGGCAAAATTTTCTGAATTTAAGTCTGCCAATAGAACCCTGATTTTGGGATTAGCTGTTAGCTATCTTCTTACTGGGAAATATATTCCCTTTGTAAACTTATTGGCTTTTGCACCTTTCAACTTAAATATCATTCAGTCACACATCTTTTTTGGAGGATTAATCGCTTTAGTCTTACTCTATATTCTTAGAGATTCAAGATCAGATTTTGTAGCGAATAAATCTAAATAG
- a CDS encoding lactoylglutathione lyase-like lyase (IMG reference gene:2510094992): MNFNRFEHVNLNVQNLEDSKRFYQTLFPDWYVRAEGTNQGCRWLHFGNGQFYLALNDSPGATRTHSPYEGIGINHIGFVITDAEKMRSLLEHNGIEYYTGESPETKARLYINDPDGNEIELVEYQPDYALR, encoded by the coding sequence ATGAATTTCAACCGCTTTGAGCACGTCAACCTGAATGTTCAAAACCTGGAAGATAGCAAACGCTTCTACCAAACTCTATTTCCCGATTGGTATGTTCGCGCCGAAGGCACTAACCAGGGTTGCCGCTGGCTGCACTTTGGCAATGGTCAATTTTACCTGGCGTTGAATGACTCACCTGGCGCAACCCGCACTCATTCCCCTTACGAAGGCATTGGCATTAACCATATAGGGTTTGTGATTACTGATGCCGAAAAAATGCGATCGCTGTTAGAACACAATGGCATCGAGTACTACACTGGCGAATCACCAGAGACTAAAGCAAGACTCTACATCAACGATCCAGATGGCAACGAAATTGAACTAGTGGAGTACCAACCAGACTATGCCTTGAGATAA
- a CDS encoding ATPase component of various ABC-type transport systems with duplicated ATPase domain (IMG reference gene:2510094989~PFAM: ABC transporter; Oligopeptide/dipeptide transporter, C-terminal region), whose protein sequence is MSDTVLHVEDLTVQFKGGEAIVRAVDGISFEVKRGQTLGIVGESGSGKSVTSLAVMGLVPAPGKVTGGKILFRGREDQAEPVDLAMLPTQRMEDYRGGEISMIFQEPMTSLNPVYTIGFQLVEAICLHKRVTKEDAQKEAIARLQEVRLLPSEEQLSERFKGDLREIERFKQAFLNRYPHELSGGQMQRVMIAMAISCDPALLIADEPTTALDVTVQATILDLLRDLRDRRGMSIMFITHDLGIIAEIADFVAVMYRGKIVEAGTVWQIFSNPQHPYTKGLLTCRPQPNQRLRRLPTVSDFMQVRTSETGELIIEEREKDVHRALQLAQEVSLEELNQRLAALQQKPPILTVKNLRVGFPIRSIFGRTKRYFMAVNDISFDVYPGETLGLVGESGCGKSTLARAILQLIKPMEGEVIFEGEDLTNLPRDRMRRLRQDLQIVFQNPFSSLDSRMTVGAAIMEPMRIHKKPDSRDKQRERTAYLLERVGLSADAISRYPHEFSGGQRQRICIARALALQPKFIICDESVSALDVSVQAQVLNLLKELQSEFDLTYIFISHDLSVVKFMSDRIMVMNKGQIEEIGPAETIYRQPKQAYTRQLISAIPVGSLEHIRDRQTQRGFSVG, encoded by the coding sequence ATGAGTGACACTGTTCTACACGTTGAAGACCTGACTGTTCAATTTAAAGGTGGCGAAGCGATTGTCCGGGCAGTAGACGGGATTTCATTTGAGGTCAAGCGCGGGCAAACGTTAGGAATTGTGGGAGAGTCGGGTTCGGGAAAGTCGGTCACCTCGCTAGCTGTGATGGGGTTGGTGCCTGCTCCGGGCAAGGTTACGGGTGGGAAGATTTTGTTTCGTGGTCGAGAAGACCAGGCAGAGCCTGTAGATTTAGCGATGTTGCCAACTCAGCGCATGGAAGATTATCGGGGCGGCGAAATTTCGATGATTTTTCAGGAGCCGATGACTTCCCTAAACCCGGTGTATACGATTGGGTTTCAGTTGGTAGAAGCAATTTGCCTGCATAAGCGTGTAACCAAAGAGGATGCTCAGAAGGAGGCGATCGCACGGTTGCAAGAAGTGCGGTTGTTGCCCAGTGAAGAGCAGTTGAGTGAGCGATTTAAGGGCGATCTCCGGGAAATTGAACGATTCAAGCAAGCCTTTCTCAACCGCTATCCTCATGAGTTATCGGGTGGACAAATGCAGCGCGTGATGATTGCTATGGCAATTTCTTGCGATCCGGCGCTACTGATTGCTGATGAACCCACAACGGCATTGGATGTGACGGTTCAGGCAACGATTTTGGATTTGCTGCGGGATCTGCGCGATCGCCGGGGTATGTCCATTATGTTTATCACTCATGACCTAGGGATCATTGCTGAAATTGCCGATTTCGTCGCCGTCATGTATCGCGGCAAAATTGTAGAAGCGGGTACAGTCTGGCAAATCTTTTCCAATCCGCAGCATCCTTACACTAAAGGGTTGCTTACCTGTCGCCCCCAGCCCAATCAGCGTCTGCGCCGCTTGCCCACTGTGTCAGACTTTATGCAGGTAAGAACCAGTGAAACGGGCGAACTGATTATCGAGGAGCGTGAAAAAGACGTGCATCGGGCGCTTCAGCTAGCACAGGAAGTATCGCTTGAAGAACTGAATCAGCGCCTAGCCGCATTGCAGCAGAAACCACCAATTTTGACAGTGAAAAATCTTCGAGTTGGATTTCCCATTCGCAGTATTTTTGGGCGCACGAAGCGGTATTTTATGGCGGTGAATGATATCAGCTTTGATGTGTATCCTGGTGAAACGCTGGGCTTGGTGGGAGAGTCGGGTTGTGGCAAATCGACTTTGGCACGAGCCATCTTGCAATTGATTAAGCCGATGGAAGGAGAGGTCATCTTTGAGGGCGAAGATCTGACGAACCTCCCCCGCGATCGCATGAGACGGTTACGCCAGGATTTGCAGATTGTTTTCCAGAATCCGTTCAGCTCACTTGACTCGCGCATGACGGTTGGGGCTGCCATTATGGAACCAATGCGCATCCACAAAAAGCCTGATAGTCGGGATAAACAACGGGAACGAACGGCTTATCTGCTGGAGCGAGTAGGATTGAGTGCTGATGCGATCAGCCGTTATCCGCATGAATTTTCGGGTGGGCAACGACAGCGAATTTGTATTGCACGAGCGCTGGCATTGCAGCCCAAATTTATTATTTGCGATGAGTCCGTATCGGCACTGGATGTCTCGGTACAAGCGCAGGTGCTGAACTTGTTGAAAGAACTACAATCTGAATTTGATTTAACTTATATCTTTATTTCCCACGATTTGAGCGTCGTCAAGTTTATGAGCGATCGCATTATGGTGATGAACAAGGGGCAGATTGAAGAGATTGGTCCTGCTGAAACCATCTATCGCCAGCCTAAACAGGCTTACACACGCCAGTTGATCTCAGCTATTCCCGTGGGGTCGCTTGAGCATATCCGCGATCGCCAAACCCAACGCGGCTTCTCAGTTGGCTGA